The genomic stretch TTGTCTACAAGAAATCTTTTCCTGCCCAAGAAAGCTAAAGGCAAACAGATCCTAAGTCAAAAATGGGAGGAAAGCAGTGTTTTCGGTGTGGCTCTCCCCGACATTTGGCCGACAAGTGAAGCCATGTCGCATCTACATGTAATTGCTGTGGGAAGCCTGGGCGTTTGGCCAAAGAACgcttcaaaaaaagaaagaattagcTGGTAATAACACCACTCACCAAGTAACAGCTACCCCAACATCAGGAACTTGTGCCAAGGAGAAGCAAGGGAATTCAGCCCTTTCTAGAATTGTTTCTATGAAAAGAGTGCAATCTTCTGGAAATTCGTCAATTACAACGCCCTTATACAAACTTACAGTTACAATTAAAGACCGAGGAGTCCCTATGGAAGTTGATACAGGCAGTTCTGGGACATTGTTGGATTCTGTTGATTACACCAAACTAGGGGGAGAAGTAACTACACTCAGACCTCCTACGGTGCTTTTTAGAAGCTGTACTGGGGACATTATCCAGTGTTTGGGTGAAGAGGAGATGGATGTCAAATTACGAGACCAGGTGGGTACCCTGTTAATTCGTGTAGTTCAGGGACCATCACTACTGGTGCGGGACATGATGTCTAAGTTAACACTACCTTGGCAGAACATTTTTAGTACGATTTCAACTGCAGCTGAGGATATAGTTCAGCAGTACCCTAATTTGCTTGACACTAGTTCAGAAGCAAAACTTAAAGGAATCCAAGTGTCATTGCGAGTAAGTGAAGAGAGTCCTGTGTTCACCAAAGCACGGGTAGTACCATTTGCAATTCGGTCTAAGTATGAAGGGGCTTTGGAAAAAATGATAGATGATATCATTGAGAAAGTAGAGCATTCCGAGTGGGCATCACCAACATTTCCTATTGTTAAAGCAAATGGGGATTTGAGAATTTGTGGGGACTACTCTGTCACAATCAACAAATTTTCTAATCAGTCCTAGAGCAATGCCCCATACAAACTCTGGAGGAACTACTGAGAACATTTTCTGGGGAAAAAATTCTCAAGCATATCATCAACGAGAGCTTACGCCAGAGAGTAGAAAATATACACAATTAACACTCATTTGGGGATCTACCACCAATACAAGCGCCTGACTTAAGGAGTGAGTAGTGTTGTGTCAACCATCCAACGCACTATTGAAAATGTCCTTATAACGACCTTCCAGGTGGCTGCGTCCGTTTTGATGACATAGCTAGTTCAGGAAAATCAGATGAAATCCATCTGGAAAACGTTCATCGAGTACTGAGACGATTGCAGGATTATGGTCTTAACCTTaaccctaatttttttttatctttttcgtgCTGGATAAAGTTGAGTATCTTGGTACTACCATTTCTGCTACGGGGATTTCACCTACTGCTGAGAAAGTGCAGACAATAAAGGGTGTAGCATCTCTAACAGATGTTTCTGAATTACAGTCATTGCTTGAATTGGATCTGTCAATTTTCTACCTAAATTTGTGCCGGATTTTGCAAAGTTGGCTTCGCCTTTGTACGGATTACTTTGTAAGGaggtacatacatacatacatacatactttattgactttcccaaggggcttttcaaagacaatacatgatcctatttacaattaagaaatgttttaaaatatatataaaattacaattctTTAAGTAATTTAGTACGTAaacgagttttaaaaacatcaatcgaGTTACACAGTTTAAAGGAATTGTCTAGGGAGTTCCATAAGTTCACAGTTCTATAGAAAAATGTTCTCTGACCGGCAGCTGTTCTAAAAAAGGGAATTTGTAAAagctgtgaatttctggtgcTACGTCGGCTAACCTCTGCTCGCTTTATGAATTTTGATGTAAGGTATTCAGGGGCTTGACCGGTCATACATTTAAAAGCCATTGTAGCGTTCCGGTAATAAAGCTGACTGGGAACTGAAAGCCAATTTAGCTCCTTGCGAATTGGTGTAACATGGTCAAATTTACGCGCGCCGCTAACAATGCGGCATGCGAAGTTCTGCACTGCCTGTAACTTGTTGACATTACATTTTGAGGTATTTGACCAAACATTGGAGCAATAAAATAACCTGCTAAAAACTAAGGAATTAATAATCATCAAAAGTGTACGTTTGTCGAAGACATGCTTGACACGGTTTATCTGGCCAAGGCGGGACATGCACGAGGAAGCGGTTTTAATTATATGTTCATCGTAAGTTAAATTAGAATCCAAAGTCACACCAAGGTCTTTGGCGGTGTCTGTAGGTACCACGGAGATGGACAAAACTGGAACAAGACTTTTGATAACATCAAGGTTACCCTGTGCTCCGAttctgttttacgtcactaTGATCTTGTGGTTGAATTAACTCTACAGTGTGACGCTGGGTGTGGGAGCTGCATTATTGCAACCTGGACCTGATC from Porites lutea chromosome 1, jaPorLute2.1, whole genome shotgun sequence encodes the following:
- the LOC140948862 gene encoding uncharacterized protein, whose product is MEVDTGSSGTLLDSVDYTKLGGEVTTLRPPTVLFRSCTGDIIQCLGEEEMDVKLRDQVGTLLIRVVQGPSLLVRDMMSKLTLPWQNIFSTISTAAEDIVQQYPNLLDTSSEAKLKGIQVSLRVSEESPVFTKARVVPFAIRSKYEGALEKMIDDIIEKVEHSEWASPTFPIVKANGDLRICGDYSVTINKFSNQS